Proteins found in one Neodiprion lecontei isolate iyNeoLeco1 chromosome 6, iyNeoLeco1.1, whole genome shotgun sequence genomic segment:
- the LOC107224549 gene encoding lipase 3-like, with protein MRRCEAGAIIAFVILMQGPVEGMSFNILRAILSPPVPRITRVRNASPRELRLKNSLAVSDFLGLVKQYHYPAEEHNVTTIDGYNLKFHRIPGSARSSLVEKKPVVFVQHGISASSDSWVLMGPGRDLVFLLADAGYDVWVGNFRGNSYSRSHVVLSPEDSKFWQFSFHEMAYYDLPAMIDYALDHTGQKSLIYIGHSMGTTTSYILLSERPEYNNRLRLVVSFAPVAYWKHGRTGIQKFLVDNGDFIEQTLRNQGIHELYPQSTLITQLLNSLCNENAATHKVCLNVYFRFFGSDPEQFNTTLIPYLVSYFPAGMSLKTLAHYYQHLSSGQFRQYDYGYVENFGRYQQAEPPAYDVSKITAPVALFYGRNDPLSYEVDVMELKKRLTNVVASVAISYPAFNHVDFVWATDAKRLLYDDTIELIHQYK; from the exons ATGAGGAGGTGCGAAGCAGGTGCGATAATCGCCTTCGTTATCTTGATGCAAGGCCCCGTCGAGGGAATGTCCTTCAACATCCTGAGGGCCATCTTATCACCGCCGGTTCCACGAATTACTCGCGTCAGAAACGCGTCTCCTCGAGAGCTCAGGCTGAAGAATTCCTTAGCGGTCTCTGACTTT CTGGGATTGGTTAAGCAATATCATTATCCAGCCGAGGAGCACAACGTGACGACCATAGATGGCTACAATCTAAAATTCCATAGAATTCCTGGTAGTGCACGTTCATCTTTAGTCGAAAAGAAGCCCGTAGTTTTCGTCCAGCATGGCATCTCAGCGTCGTCTGACAGTTGGGTTTTAATGGGCCCTGGAAGGGATTTAG TATTTTTACTCGCAGACGCTGGCTACGACGTGTGGGTCGGCAACTTTCGAGGCAATTCATACTCAAGATCTCACGTCGTTCTGAGTCCCgaagattcgaaattttggcaATTCAG TTTCCACGAAATGGCGTACTACGATCTTCCCGCCATGATAGACTACGCTCTCGATCATACCGGCCAAAAGAGTCTGATCTACATCGGACACTCCATGGGCACGACCACCAGCTATATTCTGCTCTCGGAAAGACCGGAGTACAACAATCGATTGCGATTGGTTGTCAGTTTCGCGCCAGTTGCTTACTGGAAGCACGGACGTACGGgaatccaaaaatttttagtgGATAATGGTGATTTCATCGAG CAAACGCTTCGTAACCAGGGAATTCACGAACTATATCCGCAAAGCACTCTTATCACACAACTGCTAAACTCACTGTGCAACGAAAATGCTGCTACCCACAAAGTTTGCTTAAACGTATACTTTAGGTTTTTTGGATCAGATCCCGAGCAGTTCAACACT ACTCTCATTCCGTACCTGGTGAGCTACTTTCCTGCCGGGATGTCGCTCAAGACGCTGGCGCACTACTATCAACACTTATCTAGTG GTCAATTTAGGCAGTACGATTACGGCTACGTCGAGAATTTCGGACGTTACCAGCAGGCCGAACCACCGGCTTACGACGTCTCCAAGATAACAGCACCAGTTGCTCTCTTTTACGGCAGGAACGACCCCCTTTCCTACGAAgtg GACGTTATGGAACTGAAGAAAAGGTTGACGAACGTTGTAGCTTCGGTCGCAATATCTTATCCAGCGTTCAATCACGTTGACTTCGTATGGGCCACCGACGCCAAACGTCTTCTGTACGACGATACCATAGAATTAATTCACCAATACAAATAA